A stretch of the Aegilops tauschii subsp. strangulata cultivar AL8/78 chromosome 4, Aet v6.0, whole genome shotgun sequence genome encodes the following:
- the LOC120962693 gene encoding B3 domain-containing protein Os03g0620500-like, which yields MNKSNVNLKGCSVNLPLKLVEHFKEDTSKATIQLEAPNDNIYGVEACKHGDDQTVLQYGWNNLVDANRIQENDLLVFIIKGKKRLEVRILGTSVHQRTSSCFGTGNISSTQEIREDSLEITDPPPHTDYYVSSSDDDHIMEEGYYVSSSDDDRIAEEDYVSSSDGDHIVEEGTRKSCRRQKQAPSCHAKAQKVASTSSPSAAKSGYEAHKLNERASVEFGVNLEPHSSTSNLEGPSQYPYILSEGRASLSSAEKKKVEEKVQAIQSELPIYVVVMTKSRINADQLGIRMEYGARHIPHINRKTDLMLQAEGSTEQHTCRLVIDQSGKRWIRRGWKDFVTENKVREGDICLFERGESTKKLRMMVYFIRRSSQT from the exons ATGAACAAAAGCAATGTCAACTTGAAGGGTTGCTCTGTT AACCTACCGTTAAAGCTTGTGGAACATTTCAAGGAGGACACATCTAAAGCTACTATTCAACTAGAAGCCCCTAATGACAATATATATGGTGTTGAAGCTTGCAAGCACGGTGATGACCAAACAGTCCTCCAATATGGGTGGAATAATCTTGTAGATGCTAATCGCATACAAGAGAATGACCTCCTTGTTTTTATAATCAAGGGTAAGAAACGCCTTGAAGTTCGTATTCTTGGCACAAGTGTTCATCAGAGAACCTCTTCATGCTTTGGCACGGGAAATATTTCTAGTACTCAAGAAATTCGTGAAGATTCTCTTGAAATAACTGATCCACCCCCTCATACAGACTACTATGTGAGTAGTTCTGATGATGATCACATTATGGAAGAAGGATACTATGTGAGTAGTTCTGATGATGATCGCATTGCGGAAGAAGACTATGTGAGTAGTTCTGATGGTGATCACATTGTGGAAGAAGGCACTAGAAAATCATGTAGGCGGCAGAAGCAGGCACCTAGTTGCCATGCAAAAGCTCAAaaggtggcttcaacgtcctccCCATCTGCTGCTAAATCAG GATATGAAGCTCACAAGCTGAATGAGCGAGCATCTGTGGAGTTTGGGGTCAATTTGGAACCTCATAGCTCCACCAGCAATCTCGAGGGGCCTTCCCAGTATCCCTACATTCTATCTGAAGGAAGGGCAAGTCTAAGTAGTGCGGAGAAGAAGAAAGTTGAGGAGAAAGTTCAAGCAATTCAATCTGAACTTCCTATCTATGTGGTAGTAATGACCAAAAGCCGGATTAATGCCGATCAATTG GGCATCCGCATGGAATACGGTGCAAGACATATTCCACACATAAACAGAAAAACGGATCTCATGCTTCAGGCAGAGGGAAGTACCGAGCAGCACACCTGCAGATTGGTAATAGATCAGAGCGGAAAGAGGTGGATTCGTCGTGGCTGGAAGGATTTCGTCACCGAGAATAAAGTGCGGGAGGGGGATATCTGCCTCTTTGAACGGGGAGAGAGCACGAAAAAGCTCAGGATGATGGTCTATTTCATCCGCAGGTCAAGTCAGACATAG